A genome region from Bradyrhizobium sp. WSM1417 includes the following:
- a CDS encoding thermonuclease family protein: MSFRKSFASARAFALVFLLALSGFLGTSGPASALTAAATVRDGNAIQLGDVTYRLDGVDAPELDQVCIDDHADPWTCGIEARDQLAKLIGKRSVRCDDVGPEKSFGKRHRAICTAEGDKTSLNEQLVKLGYAIAREPVKANIKSAAADAKSTSAGIWKGCFVAPQEFRTGKKDGALLGAACRTDRDKEIRAVLFPEDLTMPPSCGIKGKLAVRARVTGNIGIYHLRGCPSYPATTKPDRWFCSEDDAQAAGFRKAYNCRRPK; encoded by the coding sequence ATGTCCTTCCGAAAATCCTTTGCCAGCGCCCGCGCTTTTGCGCTCGTTTTCCTTCTCGCCCTGTCCGGATTTCTGGGCACCTCCGGCCCCGCCTCGGCGCTGACCGCCGCCGCGACGGTCCGCGACGGCAACGCCATCCAGCTCGGCGACGTCACCTACCGCCTCGACGGCGTCGACGCACCCGAGCTGGACCAGGTCTGCATCGACGATCACGCCGATCCCTGGACCTGCGGCATCGAGGCCCGCGACCAGCTCGCCAAGCTGATTGGCAAGCGATCGGTGCGTTGCGACGATGTCGGACCGGAAAAGAGTTTTGGCAAGCGGCACCGCGCGATCTGCACGGCCGAGGGCGACAAGACCAGCTTGAACGAACAGCTGGTCAAGCTCGGCTATGCCATCGCCCGCGAGCCGGTCAAGGCGAACATCAAGTCGGCCGCGGCCGACGCCAAATCAACCTCGGCCGGAATCTGGAAGGGCTGCTTTGTTGCACCGCAGGAATTCCGCACCGGCAAGAAGGACGGCGCGCTCCTGGGCGCCGCCTGCCGCACCGACCGCGACAAAGAGATTCGCGCAGTGTTGTTTCCCGAGGATCTGACGATGCCGCCGAGCTGTGGCATCAAGGGCAAGCTTGCGGTCCGCGCGCGCGTGACCGGCAATATCGGCATCTACCATTTACGGGGCTGCCCGAGCTACCCCGCGACCACCAAACCGGACCGCTGGTTCTGCTCGGAGGACGACGCCCAGGCTGCGGGCTTCCGCAAGGCCTACAACTGCCGGCGGCCGAAATAA
- a CDS encoding GMC family oxidoreductase has translation MKDPVDVLIIGAGASGAAVAWSLAETKMHILCLEQGGWMNPPEYPSTGRDWEAKFYGEWSSSPNVRGRPEDYPINDDDSPIKVVNYNAVGGSTVMYTAHWPRLHPSDFKVKTLDGVADDWPIDYDALTPFFEENDRMMGTSGLSGDPLSPLTHPPMPQQPMGLSGAIIGKAMNKLGWHWWPSDTTVATMDYEGRARCINLGHCTPACAQGAKSSTDITYWPHAVRAGVELRTHCRVREITTDENGMATGVVYYDKDGLEQFQPAHVVIIACNGVGTPRLLLNSASNRFPNGLANSSGLVGKNLMFHPYAQIYGYVKEPTDSNRAPPTCLWSKEWYDTDLSRGFVRGYGVQFVRGAGPVFEAVVSEQKGILPWGADHHRVFRKLNGHRLGFSAICEDLPEEHNQITLDPVLKDGHGIPAPKINYTISENSRKMMEHALARGREILETAGASDICVNSPIPWGGWHLLGTARMGTDPERSVVNEWGRSHDVKNLFIVDGSIFVTSGGVNPTSTIQALALYIADQMKQRLANLFD, from the coding sequence ATGAAAGACCCCGTGGACGTCCTGATCATCGGCGCCGGCGCTTCGGGCGCGGCGGTGGCGTGGTCGCTGGCCGAGACCAAGATGCATATTCTCTGCCTGGAGCAGGGCGGCTGGATGAACCCGCCGGAATATCCCAGCACGGGCCGGGACTGGGAGGCCAAGTTCTACGGCGAGTGGTCGTCGAGCCCCAACGTCCGCGGACGGCCTGAGGACTATCCGATCAACGACGACGATTCGCCGATCAAGGTCGTCAACTACAATGCGGTCGGTGGCTCGACGGTGATGTACACCGCGCACTGGCCGCGGCTGCACCCCTCTGATTTCAAGGTGAAGACGCTCGACGGCGTCGCTGACGACTGGCCGATCGACTACGACGCGCTGACCCCGTTCTTCGAAGAGAACGACCGGATGATGGGCACGTCCGGCCTCTCGGGCGACCCGCTCTCACCGCTGACGCATCCGCCGATGCCGCAACAGCCGATGGGGTTGTCCGGTGCGATCATCGGCAAGGCCATGAACAAGCTCGGCTGGCACTGGTGGCCGTCGGATACGACGGTCGCGACCATGGACTACGAGGGCCGCGCGCGTTGCATCAATCTCGGCCATTGCACGCCAGCCTGCGCGCAAGGCGCGAAGTCCTCGACCGACATCACCTATTGGCCGCACGCGGTCCGCGCCGGAGTCGAGCTGCGCACGCACTGTCGGGTGCGCGAGATCACCACCGACGAGAACGGCATGGCCACCGGCGTGGTCTATTACGACAAGGACGGCCTCGAGCAGTTCCAGCCGGCGCATGTCGTCATCATCGCCTGCAACGGCGTCGGCACGCCGCGGCTGCTGCTGAATTCGGCATCGAACCGCTTTCCGAACGGGCTTGCCAATTCGTCTGGCCTCGTCGGCAAGAACCTGATGTTCCATCCTTATGCGCAGATCTACGGCTACGTAAAAGAGCCGACCGATAGCAACCGCGCGCCGCCGACCTGCCTGTGGAGCAAGGAATGGTATGACACGGACCTCTCGCGCGGCTTCGTGCGGGGCTATGGCGTTCAGTTCGTGCGCGGCGCGGGGCCGGTGTTCGAGGCTGTCGTCAGCGAGCAGAAGGGGATATTGCCGTGGGGCGCCGATCACCACCGCGTCTTCCGCAAGCTCAACGGCCACCGGCTCGGCTTTTCCGCGATCTGCGAGGACCTGCCGGAGGAGCATAACCAGATTACGCTCGATCCGGTCTTGAAGGACGGCCACGGCATTCCCGCGCCGAAGATCAATTACACGATCAGCGAGAACAGCCGGAAGATGATGGAGCATGCGCTGGCGCGCGGCCGGGAGATTCTCGAAACCGCGGGAGCGAGCGACATCTGCGTCAACTCGCCGATCCCGTGGGGCGGCTGGCATCTGCTCGGCACGGCACGCATGGGCACCGACCCCGAACGCTCCGTCGTCAATGAATGGGGCCGCTCGCACGACGTCAAGAATCTCTTCATCGTCGACGGCAGCATCTTCGTCACCTCGGGCGGGGTGAACCCGACGTCCACCATTCAGGCCCTTGCGCTCTACATCGCCGACCAGATGAAGCAGCGCCTCGCCAATTTGTTCGATTGA
- a CDS encoding S1C family serine protease — MLDFTSDIVDDAASSRATAAVPDNDRALLDAYSNAVIDVTDRVGPAVVRVETGPKVPNGRERGGLGSGIVISPDGLVLTNSHVVGSSKEIRLRDVEGHVGDARVLGVDPDTDLALLRANGVRDLPYAALGNSKTLRRGQLVIAIGNPLGFESTVTAGVVSALGRSIRSVSGRTIEDVIQTDAALNPGNSGGPLVSSNAEVIGINTAIINGAQGICFAVASNTAQFVLSEIIRHGYVRRAYIGVAGQTAPIPRRHAVLAGVENKMGALLAQIEPDGPAAKAGLLSGDVVIGLDGVEINGVDDLIRVLDRDRIGRRLAMDVLRLGRLRAFDIDPVERKPAR, encoded by the coding sequence ATGTTGGATTTTACTTCAGACATCGTCGATGACGCCGCGTCATCGCGGGCGACAGCGGCTGTCCCGGACAACGACAGGGCCCTGCTGGACGCCTATTCCAATGCCGTGATCGACGTGACCGACCGTGTCGGTCCGGCCGTCGTGCGCGTCGAGACCGGACCGAAGGTGCCGAACGGCCGCGAGCGCGGCGGGCTTGGCTCGGGCATCGTGATCTCGCCGGACGGGCTCGTTCTCACCAATAGCCACGTGGTCGGCTCGTCGAAGGAGATCCGGCTGCGTGACGTCGAGGGTCATGTCGGCGACGCCCGGGTGCTCGGCGTCGATCCCGACACTGATCTTGCGCTGCTTCGCGCCAATGGCGTGCGGGACTTGCCCTATGCGGCGCTCGGCAATTCCAAGACCTTGCGGCGCGGCCAGCTCGTCATCGCGATCGGCAACCCGCTCGGCTTTGAATCGACCGTCACTGCCGGCGTGGTCTCGGCGCTCGGGCGCTCGATCCGCTCGGTCAGTGGCCGTACCATCGAGGACGTGATCCAGACCGATGCTGCGCTCAACCCCGGCAACTCGGGCGGGCCGCTGGTGTCGTCGAATGCCGAGGTGATCGGCATCAACACGGCCATCATCAACGGCGCGCAAGGCATCTGCTTTGCGGTCGCCAGCAACACCGCGCAATTCGTGCTGTCGGAGATCATCCGCCACGGCTATGTCCGTCGCGCCTATATCGGCGTGGCCGGCCAGACCGCGCCGATCCCGCGGCGGCACGCGGTGCTGGCCGGCGTCGAGAACAAGATGGGCGCGCTGCTGGCTCAGATCGAGCCGGACGGGCCGGCGGCGAAGGCGGGCCTGTTGTCCGGCGATGTCGTGATCGGCCTCGACGGCGTCGAGATCAACGGCGTCGACGATCTGATCCGTGTCCTCGACCGCGACCGGATCGGCCGGCGGCTGGCGATGGACGTGCTCCGGCTCGGCCGCCTGCGGGCATTCGACATCGACCCGGTCGAGCGCAAGCCGGCGCGCTAG
- a CDS encoding FAD-dependent oxidoreductase translates to MMPAHETYDIIVVGAGAGGMTAAAVAAAEGLRVLVIEKTAFVGGTTAWSDGMIWIPANAKMKQAGLSDSVTDAVQYLSNTVPEPANAGLRAAFLARGPEAVAYLEANTQVRLQPVKACPDYYPERLGATPGGRVLEPVVFDGTRLGAHFARLRAPLPEFTLFGGMMVSRPDIPHLRRAGKSLRSALRAARLVSEYAWQRLRSPRGTTLHLGNALAARLYASLLARQVEILFSADVEDLSMQGERVGGVIIRHGARDRLIAARRGVVLATGGFSYDATLRKRFFPPAAGFISATHTSATGDGIRLATATGAALNTDATSPAYWVPASLFRRADGSRGVFPHMVTDRAKPGVIAVNAAGRRFANEALSYHEFVLAMLRDGEPDRPFHLICDRQFLWRYGLGRIRPFTRNIRRYAASGELAEAADIAQLAAKIGIKPSTLAATIANYNSDAKEGRDLEFGRGSTIYQRHFGDAAHKPNPCVAPILCAPFFAMRIYPADLGTAIGMKVDAQARVLREDGTPVAGLYACGNDMGSVMNGNCPGPGIALGPALTFGYIAGRHLAEGSVVGASAATALV, encoded by the coding sequence ATGATGCCGGCGCATGAGACCTACGATATCATCGTCGTCGGCGCCGGCGCGGGTGGCATGACGGCAGCGGCGGTGGCCGCCGCCGAGGGCCTGCGCGTGCTGGTGATCGAGAAGACCGCTTTCGTCGGCGGCACCACCGCATGGTCCGACGGCATGATCTGGATTCCAGCCAATGCCAAAATGAAACAGGCGGGGCTCTCCGATAGCGTCACGGACGCCGTGCAATATTTGTCGAACACGGTGCCCGAGCCCGCCAATGCGGGCCTCCGCGCCGCCTTCCTCGCGCGCGGACCGGAGGCGGTCGCCTATCTCGAAGCCAACACGCAAGTGCGCCTCCAGCCGGTGAAAGCCTGTCCGGACTATTATCCGGAGCGGCTGGGCGCGACGCCGGGCGGGCGCGTGCTCGAGCCGGTCGTCTTCGACGGCACGCGGCTGGGCGCGCATTTCGCGCGGCTGCGCGCGCCGCTGCCGGAGTTCACGTTATTTGGTGGGATGATGGTTAGCCGCCCCGACATTCCCCATCTGCGCCGGGCCGGAAAATCGCTGCGCTCGGCTCTTCGCGCGGCGCGGCTGGTTTCGGAGTATGCGTGGCAGCGGCTGCGCAGCCCGCGCGGCACGACGCTGCATCTCGGCAATGCGCTCGCCGCGCGGCTGTATGCCTCGCTGCTGGCGCGGCAGGTCGAGATCCTCTTCAGTGCGGACGTGGAGGATTTGTCGATGCAGGGCGAGCGCGTCGGCGGTGTCATTATCCGTCATGGGGCGCGCGATCGCCTGATCGCCGCGCGACGCGGTGTGGTGCTGGCGACCGGCGGCTTCTCGTACGACGCGACCTTGCGCAAACGCTTCTTCCCGCCCGCGGCCGGATTCATCTCGGCGACCCACACGTCCGCTACGGGCGACGGGATCCGCCTCGCGACCGCAACCGGCGCAGCGCTCAATACGGATGCGACGAGCCCCGCCTATTGGGTGCCGGCCTCGCTGTTCCGGCGCGCCGATGGAAGCCGTGGTGTTTTCCCGCACATGGTGACCGACCGCGCCAAGCCCGGCGTGATCGCCGTCAATGCGGCCGGCCGGCGCTTCGCCAACGAGGCACTGTCGTACCACGAGTTCGTTCTCGCCATGCTGCGTGACGGCGAACCGGATCGGCCGTTCCACCTGATCTGCGACCGCCAGTTTCTGTGGCGCTATGGCCTCGGCCGCATCAGGCCGTTCACGCGCAATATCCGGCGCTATGCGGCGAGCGGCGAGTTGGCCGAGGCCGCTGATATCGCGCAGCTCGCAGCGAAGATCGGCATCAAGCCGTCGACACTCGCGGCGACCATCGCCAACTACAATTCCGATGCGAAGGAGGGCCGTGACCTGGAATTCGGCCGCGGCAGCACGATCTATCAACGCCATTTCGGAGACGCCGCCCACAAGCCCAACCCGTGCGTCGCGCCCATCCTATGTGCGCCGTTCTTTGCGATGCGGATTTATCCGGCCGATCTCGGCACGGCGATCGGCATGAAGGTGGATGCCCAGGCGCGCGTGTTGCGCGAGGACGGCACGCCGGTTGCCGGGCTCTATGCGTGCGGCAACGACATGGGCTCGGTCATGAACGGCAATTGTCCCGGGCCGGGGATTGCACTGGGGCCGGCGCTGACGTTCGGGTACATCGCGGGAAGGCATCTGGCGGAGGGGAGTGTGGTTGGGGCGAGTGCGGCCACAGCGTTGGTCTAG